In a genomic window of Candidatus Latescibacterota bacterium:
- a CDS encoding glycosyltransferase family 9 protein — protein MDRPDMLDITSGEKPGSILIVRYYALGDIVLSFPLVRALRMTFPDSSIDFLCLNRFREALDGFAPVDDVIGMDGSTVDRFRTILTLRRKKYDLVIDLLSSPGSSLITKMSGAVNKIGMDTGRNNWCFDHILPRGVMRNGKHVKCYTFDSNLETGRLLGVVDEDPLEAYRGLRSGRYETGFAAAGGHREWARKFLSDFGPEKNGYAGLVVGAKYRAKSWPIDYFMELARSIEKDLGMRPIVIWGPGEEYSASRVADCCDSAVKPPEMGIGRMGALIGELSVLAGIDSGPKHIAVMEGVPTITLFGPTDPHTWDPMTQKHRVLSVDVDCQSHGHGNDEGDGCLSRIKPPEVLGEIRKVLGIEDKDVCDDGTKYE, from the coding sequence ATGGACAGACCTGACATGCTAGATATCACTTCAGGGGAAAAGCCCGGTTCGATACTTATAGTGAGGTATTACGCGCTCGGGGATATCGTTCTTTCCTTTCCTCTTGTCAGAGCGCTGAGAATGACTTTCCCCGACTCGAGCATTGACTTTCTGTGCCTGAATAGATTCAGGGAAGCTCTGGATGGGTTCGCGCCAGTGGATGATGTAATAGGAATGGATGGCAGTACGGTGGACAGGTTCAGAACGATCCTGACTTTAAGACGAAAAAAATACGATCTGGTTATTGATCTCCTGAGTTCTCCCGGAAGTTCCCTTATTACGAAGATGTCAGGAGCAGTTAATAAGATAGGCATGGATACCGGGAGAAATAACTGGTGTTTCGACCATATCCTGCCACGTGGAGTGATGCGGAACGGGAAACATGTGAAATGCTATACATTCGATTCGAATCTCGAGACGGGAAGGCTACTGGGAGTAGTTGACGAGGATCCACTTGAAGCTTACAGGGGTCTGAGGAGTGGCAGATACGAGACAGGTTTCGCCGCCGCTGGAGGACACAGGGAATGGGCGAGAAAGTTTCTTTCGGACTTTGGACCTGAAAAAAATGGTTACGCAGGACTTGTAGTCGGAGCGAAATACAGGGCGAAATCCTGGCCGATAGATTATTTTATGGAACTTGCCAGATCGATAGAAAAGGATCTTGGAATGAGGCCGATAGTCATTTGGGGACCGGGAGAGGAGTATTCGGCATCCAGAGTCGCCGATTGTTGCGATTCTGCTGTTAAACCTCCTGAGATGGGGATAGGCAGGATGGGAGCATTGATCGGTGAACTTTCAGTGCTGGCAGGAATCGATTCCGGGCCGAAACATATTGCGGTCATGGAGGGAGTTCCGACTATAACGTTGTTCGGACCTACGGATCCTCATACATGGGATCCCATGACTCAAAAACACAGGGTGCTTTCGGTGGATGTCGATTGCCAGTCGCATGGGCATGGAAATGATGAAGGAGATGGCTGCCTCTCGAGAATAAAACCGCCCGAAGTCCTGGGAGAGATAAGGAAGGTTCTGGGTATTGAGGACAAGGATGTATGTGATGACGGAACAAAATATGAATAA
- a CDS encoding glycosyltransferase family 2 protein, with protein MTEQNMNKVSLLVITLNEQDNIAGCLESAKGVGEVVVVDSFSMDDTVKIAGEMGARVYQREFVSHASQKNWGLDRCGGEWILILDADERLSPELRDEIVQACESGENNGYWLKRSNEYLGKRIRFCGWHRDRVLRFFKKGKGHYPEKSVHERLSLDGSAGSFMGRLFHNPYSDLSDHVDRIRRYSRDGAKDLLEKGRSWFPGILLNPPARFLRMYILQLGFLDGMPGFVLCVLASFNVFLKYLFLRELKGRVEAEK; from the coding sequence ATGACGGAACAAAATATGAATAAGGTCTCGTTACTTGTCATAACCTTGAACGAGCAGGATAATATTGCGGGTTGTCTCGAAAGTGCAAAGGGAGTGGGAGAGGTCGTCGTAGTCGATTCCTTTTCGATGGATGATACCGTAAAGATAGCTGGTGAGATGGGAGCAAGAGTCTACCAGAGAGAATTTGTTTCGCACGCAAGCCAGAAAAACTGGGGGCTCGATAGATGCGGCGGGGAATGGATATTGATCCTTGATGCTGATGAGAGGTTGTCGCCGGAACTCAGGGATGAGATCGTTCAGGCTTGCGAAAGCGGTGAAAATAATGGTTACTGGCTGAAACGTTCCAATGAATATCTCGGGAAACGAATCCGTTTCTGTGGCTGGCACAGAGACCGTGTTCTTAGATTCTTCAAAAAAGGGAAGGGGCATTATCCGGAAAAATCGGTTCATGAGCGACTTAGTCTCGATGGTAGTGCGGGCTCGTTCATGGGGCGTTTGTTCCATAATCCATACAGTGACCTGTCGGACCATGTCGACAGGATCAGGCGGTACAGCCGGGATGGAGCTAAAGACCTTCTGGAAAAAGGGCGCAGCTGGTTTCCAGGGATACTGCTTAATCCACCTGCGAGGTTTCTGAGGATGTATATACTGCAACTGGGATTTCTCGACGGTATGCCTGGCTTTGTGCTTTGTGTCCTGGCTTCTTTTAATGTGTTTCTTAAATACCTCTTTCTGAGAGAGCTTAAGGGTAGGGTGGAGGCCGAAAAGTGA